In Salvia miltiorrhiza cultivar Shanhuang (shh) chromosome 4, IMPLAD_Smil_shh, whole genome shotgun sequence, the DNA window AGCCTCCCGCTTCAAGTGCTCCGCCGGAGAGGCCGGGTTCTTCACCAAACTCGGCCGCTTGATCAAAGAAAAAGCCAAAAGCGATGTGGAGAAAATCTTTTCTGGGTTTTCCAAAACAAGAGACAATTTAGCTGTTGTCGATGAGCTCCTGCTTTACTGGAATCTCTCTGACACTGACAAGGTTCTGGATGAACTTGAAGAGGTTCGACAATTTAGCTTTTCTCTTTGGTTTTTCAAGAAAGATTGTATGCCATTTATCTTCTAGATATGATTTTTCTACTTTCTTGCTCAACTTATTGGGAAATTGCTTTATCGGTGCTGTTATTATTATACATTTTGAATAACTTTGCATAACATAGTGTGGCATGATTAGTAGTAATGTTAAAATTATGCctccaaatacacgaactttgagtTGCTGATTTTTCACATGATGTTGATTTTCGGCGAATTAATGTCATCGTGGCTAGTTGAAGTGACAAGTTAATAATCATTGTGATTAGTTGAAGTGACATAGACACATTTTAGTCGTCTACCTTAGCATTAATTTGAGGGTAACTGACAACCGTGTGAAAAATCGATACAATtcgaaagtttgtgtatttggAGATAATTAGTTCATATGCAAAAACAGAATTTGGTGAAATTTCGTATATTTAGACACAATTACACCTAAAATATCTGATATTTCATGGAATGAGATTATGAATTACCAATATGTTTTACAGTTTTCTTATTAAGTGCATTCACTTTGGAGTAGATGAGCATTTGCTGTTATGTAGCAAATGTGATTTATGTACATTATTAGATTTCTATAGTTGATCCTTTGTTATGCTTTTTAGGTGTTATTAGTGGCTGATTTTGGACCCCGGATTACTATAAAGATTGTGGAGAGCTTAAGGGACGATATATACTCTGGCAAGCTCAAATCGGGAACAGAAATTAAAGTACGGATTTATACCATACCGTTGTGATATCAGTCAGAAACAATATGTTTCTCATCTTTGGAAGTCTTTTATGTCGATGCATCTGAGTGGTTTTGCATTCACATTAACTAGGCTTTGCCTTTGTGATGTCTAGGATGCTTTAAAGAAGAATATATTGAATTTGTTGACAGCCAAGGGACTTAAAACCGAGTTGAAGTTGGGCTTCAGGTCAGAATTAGTTCAAAACAACCTTACTGCTGCGAATGCTCGTATTGAACTCTGTTTATGAGTTGCTAACATATGCTTTTAACTAGGAAACCAGCTGTTATCATGGTTGTTGGAGTCAATGGAGGCGGTAAAACTACGTCTCTTGGTAAGTTTATTCACAGGATCATAGCGTGTTTGTGTTgtaaatattgttttttttttttgcatccAATAtgcctttctttttcttttttccaccTTAAGTGAAAGATTTGCTACAAATCTTGATGTTTATTTTGTGACCTTGCACTTTACAGTTGTAGTTAGTGGTCGACTGGTCGGGGGGAGTTTCTTGCCCGTTTTTCTATGTTAAAATGATTATAGGTTGAGTGGTTAATGTTAACGGGGCACCTTGTGTGTATGTGATGCTATTTTCGTCGCTTTCATCTTCTTAGAATGACTATTTTGACACTATCCCTTGTAAGTCTGTTGCTTATTTCTGAatatatttctgaaaattcaatATTATTAATAACGAATGTCGggcttttattgttttcttgatgcaGGAAAGCTGGCCAATAGGTTTAAAAATGAAGGGACCAAAGTGAGTTGATAATTTGCTTCTTGTTATCAGATCAATATTATAACTTGTAATGACATCAAATATTTTGGTCAGTAAATTCATGCTACAAAATATGTTTCATAGACACCTTAACTGCCTTTTATTTTtctaggaaaaaaaaaatatctagaAAATGCATTGATAATATTTCAAACTCAGATTCCATCGCGCTTTTTCTGCAAAAAAAATCCAGGTATTGTTGGCTGCAGGAGACACGTTTCGAGCAGCTGCGAGTGATCAATTGGAGATATGGGCTCAAAGGACGGGTTGTGAGATCGTCGTAGCTGAGAAGGAAAATGCAAAGGCAGCTACAGGTAATCGATTGCCTGTCTAAAATTGGAAATTTGAGCGATGCACTAAACACGCGATGTTGAAGTTTTTCATGAGTAGTTCTTTCACAGGCTGTCAAAAGGGGTAAAGCAGAAGGCTACGATGTTGTTCTATGCGACACCTCTGGACGTAAGTTTTGTTCTAAACTTGGAGCATGGCTCTCATTGagatgatatttaccctatttGTAAAATCCACAGGTTTGCACACTAATTACAGCCTTATGGAAGAACTGATCGCGTGCAAGAAAGCTAT includes these proteins:
- the LOC131020685 gene encoding cell division protein FtsY homolog, chloroplastic is translated as MSSSLPSRLSPLPSKPLPPRATSAATLLHFPSDLQYASASRASRFKCSAGEAGFFTKLGRLIKEKAKSDVEKIFSGFSKTRDNLAVVDELLLYWNLSDTDKVLDELEEVLLVADFGPRITIKIVESLRDDIYSGKLKSGTEIKDALKKNILNLLTAKGLKTELKLGFRKPAVIMVVGVNGGGKTTSLGKLANRFKNEGTKVLLAAGDTFRAAASDQLEIWAQRTGCEIVVAEKENAKAATVLSQAVKRGKAEGYDVVLCDTSGRLHTNYSLMEELIACKKAIGKVVSGAPNEILQVLDGTTGLNMLPQAREFNDVVGITGLILTKLDGSARGGCVVSVVDELGIPVKFVGVGEGVEDLQPFDAEAFVDAIFP